In Mustela lutreola isolate mMusLut2 chromosome 1, mMusLut2.pri, whole genome shotgun sequence, one genomic interval encodes:
- the LOC131813125 gene encoding olfactory receptor 10V1-like translates to MGDENQTTDIQFHFHPFSPILEIQILIFVAFLLMYIGSLLGNATIFLTVWAERSLHTPMYFFLANLAVLEIFYSSTVAPLALVNLLTMGRIPISFTGCGTQMFFFVFLGSADCILLGIMAYDRFVAIRDPLRYTLIMRWQLCAQLAAGALVLGFILALQLTALIFHLPFCGHNRITHFYCDVLPILRLACGDTRMQEAMIFIVSVIILTIPFSLISISYIFIVAAILKIRSAEGRHKAFSTCSSHLTVVLLQYGCCSLIYLRPSSSYNPEMGRVVSVVYTFVTPVLNPLIYSMRNKELKDALNKVTKRHLLC, encoded by the coding sequence ATGGGGGATGAAAACCAAACCACAGACATCCAGTTCCACTTTCACCCATTTTCGCCCATCCTGGAGATACAAATACTTATTTTTGTGGCCTTCCTGCTGATGTATATCGGCAGTCTCCTTGGTAATGCCACAATCTTCCTCACTGTCTGGGCAGAGCGTTCACTCCACACTCCCATGTATTTCTTTCTGGCCAACTTGGCAGTTCTGGAGATCTTTTACTCTTCCACTGTGGCTCCTCTCGCTTTGGTCAACCTCCTGACCATGGGGAGAATACCCATCTCTTTCACTGGCTGTGGCACACAGatgttcttctttgtctttctgggCAGTGCTGATTGTATCCTCTTGGGGATCATGGCTTACGATCGGTTTGTAGCCATTCGGGATCCCCTGCGTTACACCCTCATCATGAGATGGCAGCTGTGTGCCCAGCTGGCAGCGGGAGCCCTGGTCCTTGGCTTCATTCTAGCCTTACAACTCACAGCTCTGATTTTCCACCTGCCATTTTGTGGCCACAACAGGATCACACACTTCTACTGTGACGTACTCCCGATCTTGCGGTTGGCCTGTGGAGATACTCGAATGCAAGAAGCCATGATCTTCATTGTCAGTGTTATCATCCTTACCATTCCCTTTTCCCTGATCTCCATCTCCTACATCTTCATTGTGGCTGCCATTTTGAAGATCCGCTCTGCAGAGGGGCGGCACAaggccttctccacctgctctTCTCATTTGACTGTGGTTCTCCTCCAATATGGCTGCTGTAGCCTCATCTATTTACGCCCCAGCTCTAGCTACAATCCAGAAATGGGTCGTGTGGTGTCTGTTGTCTACACCTTCGTTACCCCTGTCTTGAACCCCTTGATCTACAGCATGAGGAACAAGGAGCTGAAAGACGCACTAAATAAGGTAACGAAAAGACATTTGCTGTGCTAG